DNA sequence from the Montipora capricornis isolate CH-2021 unplaced genomic scaffold, ASM3666992v2 scaffold_303, whole genome shotgun sequence genome:
gtatttgactcgagctgcatcacgcagccacagagtcaaatatcgacGGACAGCATAGCTGATTGGTGTCTTAGCACCACGTTCGATCAGCACATCTCTCACAAAAACAGGAACAGCATGGGAAATTGATAGACTGCAAAAGGGTTTTCACCTGTACGTCTAGAAGAAATGGGGGATTGCATGATttagaagtacatgtacagctgtagagACTGCTCAGACTGGATGTGTAcaagaagaaaataataatcaaCGGCTCTTGTGAAGTCTTTATTTTGGTAGGTTAGCATGTAatagcatcatcatcatcatctttgcaACGTGGTGCTAAGACACCAATAGCGTGAGCATGTAATAGCCAAAGGCTATGAACTTGGGGCCTCAatcagaccagaccacaacataCATGTGGGGAACTCCGTACCCTGCTCTATTCAATTATTAGACAAGTTTGTGTGCAATCTTTAACATCCTTCAGAGTTTTATGAAGAAAGGTTTTGAGACGGGGCCTTTGGTTTaaagtccttatccaagaagacatGTAAGTCTAATCATTtatggatgtaattacaaaggtagcaatttctcctcagttaaTACTGTACTTTaataaagaccctgagtgttggtctggccggagttaAACTCATGACCTCCTGCAAGGTAgtccagtgctcaaccaactgagccaaccagtCAGCAGTTCTGGCTCTGTGAGCCAACTCCGTCATGCATGTTGCAGTCTGTCCTTGTGACAGGACGTGTGCAGATTGTTGCATAACCCATTCTCTTTAGATTTTAAGTTGACAGGTGCCCATACTAACAACAACTTGCTCTGATGTCTGTGATGTCTTGGTGTTCTCAGTTGATCGAGCATCTGTGTATAATGTGTGGGGGTCACAGGTTTGATCCCTGGTCAGGCAACCACTtgtggtcttaaaataactgaggagaaagtgatgcCTTTGTAATGGAATCTGCAAAGTATTGTCAGATAAGGATTATAAACTATTCACGTACATTGTACTAAGGCCATGTCTTGCAACCCTTACAAGTACTGGTAATCACAATTGTGTGAGATTTCAAGTAACCCATTTGCTGTTGTGAAGGACAATAGGACCTAGTCCCTGGTGCTGTTGTCTTTTTGTGTATCGTGGGGGCATCTCTTGTTTGCCCAAAGCAGTGATGTTGAGTTGAAATCTCACATAATTTTGATTTTGAACTCAACATCACTGCTGCTGAAAAGTAAGCAGGCTGGCCAGTTAATCATGAAATCATTTAGTTTTGAAAAGGTCCAAGGGGAGTAGCGAATAAATTAACATAGTTTGCTTCACTTGTCTTCTATTCGTTCTTATCTCTGGACTGTCAATCTTAAAATTTAACTATTTTTCGATGTATTTCTCTGTAAAATAAGAAAATGCCTAAAGGAGCTATAGTATAGAGAAATCAATGCTTTGTGTAGGAGACTCCTCTTTTTCTTCTGCTCACTTGAGTTCCACACAAATGTACATACTCCAAAGTTTGCAATCTTTCCTTCATTGCCTTGTTTATAGATTGACAAAACACACAAAACTAGATTTGTACAATCTATTGAGTGCCAATGATAATCAACTGATAATGACTGCTGGTGAAAAGGCTTTAACTCTTTGGACTTTTCAGAGACAGCCTCAGGACCTCATGTTGCGCCAAGCTGTACTTGCTCTTGTTGGGGCAGTTTATTCCCATGAAGTAAGTGGACTGGACTATACATTATTCctgtaatgtacatgtaatgtggaaggcgcggtggcctcatggtaagagtgctcgactccggatcgagtggtctgggttcaggtcctggccggggacattgtgttgtgttcttgggcaagtcACTCggctctcatggtgcctctctccacccaggtgtataaatgggtaccggcgaaatgctgggggtaaccctgcgatggactagcattccatccaggggggagtagaaatactcctagtcgcttcatgctaatgaagcCAGAGCTAAGCGTCAgcctggtgggccttctggctcgtatgcAGAGACTTACCTTaccttaattaaatgaaaaatatattaAGTTTTAGAAAAATAACAATGGAAGAGcgttacagaaaaaaaattgacttaaCCTGTGATACGCTTTTAGTTGCATCTTcataatattgttttctttttcttcatggtTTAATACCTTTCTGTGTTGTTGATTCAGAGTCTAGAAAAGGCTGATACATTTGTGAAGTCACATCTTATTCCTGAATTGACAAAGGGACAGATTGAAGATATTAAGAAGTTGCAGCATCCAAAGTTTATCTTGCAGTCAGTAACAGATAAACTAGGACACTCTTTTTTGAAGACAAGGTGTGTATTTGTCTGTGAGTATTGTGTGCTGGAACTCTTAACTATGGTAGGAGCTCTAATAATGGACATTTGGTAGGTGGATAGCTCCACTGACAAATGCCTTTGAAAGATGCTATCTTGTGTGTCCAAAAAAGTGGAGATATCTTAGATTACAACATtactaattaattaaataagtgCAGCAGATGGTGTCTATCAGGTGTGCCTAGGTAAAAGtaaagaatccgatcccactgGTGCGGCAGCCAACCTGTCGGCCAATGCGTTGGTTGACACACCACCAACACACTACTGGCGCATCGGCCAACACACTACAGACGCGTTGCTTGAAGTACTTGCCTCTTTCgaattttattatttctttcagttggaagcaagaacaACTCATAAGGAACGACAAAAATGTGATAGCcaaatagccgccatttttaaaatgaaacactagTACCTAGGTCTTCTTGATGTTTTGGCAAGGGTCAGTTACCAAAGCGGGGAGTTAATTTGCAAGTTGACCGTTGGTGGGATCATCAGATTGTTTACCTTTACCCTCCACTGGATCAATGCACTGCCCACTTTCTCCACCTCAGCTTGATGAGATACTGAAACTGATAGTGAGAAAATTGCTTTCATGGTGgtaccatgtacatgtatttcaagcTCTTTGACAGTGGCCAaattcattttctttgtaattttttactctcttttttgaaaaaggtgaGTTGGAAAATTGCATTCTGTAGCTTACAACATTGCGTTGGTCTTGATTGAGTggaattttgtaatatttattCCTTTATGTTAGTTTTTATGTAAGAGGGTTTATATTAATTTGTTCCCAGGCTTGATTATACAAAAAAGAGCAAGTCAAATCTTCATTTGGATAATCCATTTGTCTATTCTGTCAGTGTTTTATGTGGAGAAGAAAGTAATGTCTTAGCTCAAGGTTTGTTtcattgttggttctcttctcgactccaagaaatgttttttcaGGTTTCACCTTCTACAAAATCACTATTAAGTTTGATTAATTTTAGGTATATTTTAATGTGATTTCATATTCTTTGTCTGTGCTCAGATTGTGCTAAACCAATAGACCCTTAGGTCGTGTtttattgggatcaaccgtttttagttggttgagttttttcgtgttctattcagaaaaaaaccgttttcggttgatttggttgatcaactttttcaaccggcatcaaacttggttgaattggttgaaaaagcatgGGCAGCGACCGCTGTCATTTACACGGGCCGTTTAAAGTCTGCTGCAGGCTCCTGCCATGTTGCTTTTGCTCAACAtgtcaacgctgagaagtctAATAATAACTATTCCAGGAGTTACTGCTTTTCAACTGAAAACGGTTGGAAATTGAtttattgggaaacctcaactgTTTCAACCTTAACCGGTTggggttgaaacggttgatcccaatagaacacggcCTTAATAAtaaaccattttacagttgtgcttaattacctggcctatgaatgaaattgaggctggagttgaccttgttttgatagaatgaagggggtagtttctaaagaaactgtggtgctgcgtcagtggataagtagtatacaaaaatttggttttatcagcagagttgataatgtgaatcggccactgtacagagattctaaaagctgatgtttctagcattagcccttcgtcagagagaATCCAATTTGCTCtgacattatcaactctgttgataaaaccaaatttttgtatacttgtTTTGATAGAATCCTCACTGGTTTTCTTAAGacgtaaattcttactaattcgCATGACAACGACATTATcattaataaaagttaaaaacgttttacaaactcggagctaaaagttaaaacttatgaaatatttcgtccattttcaaccggacttcatcagtcaatgatgtgaatgtttaaaagatgaattttaaaaaggtttttaacgcctcttgggggttagaattgtgtcatagatggctgctaattcgtaaccattgtctctgtttaacgccggtttcgtaagtttaatttgaatagcttcttttatcctgcgtttgaaggtgttaacttcggttgatagtacttttgtcttatttgggttcaccgagtggccctccaggcgacaatgctcgt
Encoded proteins:
- the LOC138035187 gene encoding ribonuclease 3-like; the protein is DIPSKQSAILDNPGFKKDVIRFCNQLDVNIPDKKHQFAPFIHESYLIANASKLSGSYESNEKLAFLGAQAMRKCVTEHLYHNFPELTARDIWDIQTGLLEDHLLAVAHAWNIKGITLYSRQPQDLMLRQAVLALVGAVYSHESLEKADTFVKSHLIPELTKGQIEDIKKLQHPKFILQSVTDKLGHSFLKTRLDYTKKSKSNLHLDNPFVYSVSVLCGEESNVLAQGLFHCWFSSRLQEMFFQVSPSTKSLLSLINFRYILM